In Rahnella variigena, one DNA window encodes the following:
- the argF gene encoding ornithine carbamoyltransferase has protein sequence MSLLSKRHFLRLLDFTPSEISSLLKLSAELKAAKKNGTEKASLQGKNIALIFEKDSTRTRCSFEVAAYDQGAKVTYLGPSGSQIGHKESMKDTARVLGRMYDGIQYRGFGQDKVEILAQYAGVPVWNGLTNEFHPTQLLADLLTMQEHLPGQPLQGMRLAYLGDTRNNMGNSLLEAAALCGLDLRLVAPSACWPEAELVATCTHLAQENGGNITLTEDIAAGVKDADFLYTDVWVSMGEPKEVWKERINLLRAYQVNSAMLALTGNPQVKFLHCLPAFHDDQTTLGKQMAEEYGLQGGMEVTDDVFESSHSVVFDQAENRLHTIKAVMVATLGNA, from the coding sequence CTAAAAAGAACGGCACCGAAAAAGCCAGTCTGCAAGGCAAAAACATCGCGCTCATCTTCGAAAAAGACTCAACCCGCACCCGATGCTCTTTCGAAGTTGCCGCTTATGATCAGGGAGCGAAAGTCACCTATCTCGGCCCAAGTGGCAGCCAGATCGGCCATAAAGAATCGATGAAAGATACCGCCCGCGTCCTCGGCCGCATGTATGACGGTATTCAGTATCGTGGTTTCGGTCAGGATAAAGTCGAAATTCTGGCGCAATACGCCGGTGTGCCAGTCTGGAATGGCTTAACCAATGAATTCCATCCGACCCAGTTGCTGGCTGATCTGCTGACCATGCAGGAGCATTTACCGGGCCAGCCGCTGCAAGGTATGCGTCTGGCGTATCTGGGCGACACCCGTAACAATATGGGCAATTCACTGCTGGAAGCCGCCGCGTTATGCGGTCTGGATTTGCGTCTGGTCGCGCCTTCAGCCTGCTGGCCGGAAGCCGAACTGGTCGCCACCTGCACGCATCTGGCACAAGAAAATGGCGGCAATATCACCCTGACCGAAGATATTGCAGCCGGCGTGAAAGACGCTGATTTCCTGTATACCGACGTGTGGGTTTCCATGGGCGAGCCGAAAGAAGTCTGGAAAGAGCGCATTAATTTGCTGCGCGCTTATCAGGTCAACAGCGCAATGCTGGCACTGACCGGCAATCCGCAGGTGAAATTCCTGCATTGTCTGCCTGCATTCCATGACGACCAGACCACGCTCGGCAAGCAAATGGCGGAAGAATACGGCCTGCAAGGCGGCATGGAAGTCACGGATGACGTCTTTGAGTCCAGCCACAGCGTGGTGTTTGATCAGGCGGAAAACCGTCTGCACACCATCAAAGCGGTGATGGTCGCTACGCTCGGCAACGCCTGA